A window from Canis aureus isolate CA01 chromosome 23, VMU_Caureus_v.1.0, whole genome shotgun sequence encodes these proteins:
- the FANCF gene encoding Fanconi anemia group F protein, with product MESLLQQLERFSEVLAVSRTAAVSAWGPAAVRRAVQWARYLRRAHGRLRAALEGRRRAGPRLGAWGGRDVVLSARLLGNRALGAAAHRCLLRLLFPGPAAPAPAAALQARLARLARRRGAVRLLLRGGPAEDAALRTQAELLLRRLRDGPAGGLLDGLWARAPRAAFLRAAAAALLLDPAGPAPGELLRWLLGRADALAALCRDLPAARLAALAARHPALRRAYLRQLARWGCRLRYDLPSGRWEAAEPAHVSWAELRGRFLSLARAPPPLKDAALAALEAWSARDGAFRVRGLSVWTDLLLALGPGAGTDSLGAASSSGVLGAGGCRLARPGPARSPEHAHFPK from the coding sequence ATGGAGTCGCTGCTGCAGCAGCTGGAGCGCTTCTCGGAGGTGCTGGCCGTGTCCCGCACGGCGGCGGTCAGCGCCTGGGGCCCCGCCGCCGTGCGCAGGGCCGTGCAGTGGGCTCGCTACCTGCGCCGCGCGCACGGCCGGCTCCGCGCGGCTCTggaggggcggcggcgggcggggccgcgCCTCGGGGCCTGGGGCGGCCGCGACGTGGTGCTGTCGGCGCGCCTGCTGGGGAACCGCGCGCTGGGCGCCGCCGCGCACCGCTGCCTGCTGCGCCTGCTCTTcccgggccccgccgcgcccgcccccgccgccgcgctGCAGGCCCGCCTCGCCCGCCTCGCCCGCCGCCGCGGCGCCGTCCGCCTGCTGCTCCGCGGGGGCCCCGCCGAGGACGCGGCGCTGCGCACGCAGGCGGAGCTGCTGCTGCGGCGGCTGCGCGACGGGCCGGCCGGCGGCCTCCTGGACGGGCTGTGGGCGCGCGCGCCGCGGGCCGCCTTCCTGCGCGCCGCGGCGGCCGCGCTGCTGCTGGACCCCGCGGGCCCCGCGCCGGGCGAGCTGCTCCGCTGGCTGCTGGGCCGCGCCGACGCCCTGGCCGCGCTGTGCCGCGACCTCCCCGCCGCGCGCCTGGCCGCGCTGGCCGCCCGCCACCCGGCGCTGCGCCGCGCCTACCTGCGCCAGCTCGCACGCTGGGGCTGCCGACTGCGCTACGACCTGCCTTCGGGCCGCTGGGAGGCCGCCGAGCCCGCGCACGTGTCCTGGGCCGAGCTGCGCGGCCGCTTCCTGAGCCTCGCGCGGGCGCCGCCGCCGCTCAAGGACGCCGCCCTGGCCGCGCTGGAGGCCTGGAGCGCGCGGGACGGCGCCTTCCGAGTGCGCGGCCTCAGCGTCTGGACCGACCTGCTGCTGGCGCTGGGCCCGGGGGCCGGGACGGACAGCTTAGGGGCTGCGTCCTCCTCGGGGGTGCTCGGCGCGGGCGGGTGCCGcctggcccggcccggcccggcccgcagccccgAACACGCGCACTTCCCAAAGTGA